One stretch of Pseudoramibacter sp. DNA includes these proteins:
- a CDS encoding phosphomannomutase/phosphoglucomutase: MILRGIVELQNGTDVRGVAAKGVPGEDVNLDDNKTMKIVYTFAERIKKQTGKQHIKLAIGRDSRVSGEFLAQAACVGAVCSGAIVYDCGLCTTPAMFMTTVDPYLKCDGAVMITASHLPANRNGIKFFTKRGGIEKNELSSLLHEAEEIETSFLGGKRIPSDFLKAYAANIVGIIRTETKNIKPLKDLHIVVDAGNGAGGFFVDDVLKPLGADTKGSQYLNPDGHFPHHIPNPENPEAMAAAVKMVKKNHADMGIIFDTDVDRSAIIDEKGDPINRNAFIAFISKIVLQKHPGSTIVTDSVTSTGLTAFIEKLGGHHHRYKRGYRNVINEAIRLNEEGTPAYLAMETSGHGALKDNYFLDDGAYLATLALIELYHMKQKGKPFSSFVEDLKEPEESMEVRYRITGDHFRKSGEKVLEDFKDFAAQQPGWSLVQPNYEGVRVNCDQDHGNGWCLMRLSLHEPKLPTNIESEEKGGCQMILNKIDEFLSHYQMIEK, encoded by the coding sequence ATGATATTACGGGGCATTGTAGAGCTGCAAAATGGCACGGACGTGCGCGGCGTAGCTGCAAAGGGAGTACCTGGAGAAGACGTTAATCTGGACGATAATAAAACAATGAAAATTGTTTATACTTTTGCAGAAAGAATTAAAAAACAGACAGGGAAGCAGCATATCAAATTGGCAATTGGCAGGGACAGCAGAGTATCAGGCGAATTTTTAGCTCAGGCAGCTTGCGTCGGTGCTGTATGTTCTGGTGCTATTGTTTACGATTGCGGGCTTTGTACAACGCCGGCAATGTTTATGACCACGGTTGACCCATATTTAAAATGCGATGGCGCGGTTATGATTACAGCGAGTCATTTGCCAGCTAATCGAAATGGGATTAAATTTTTCACAAAACGCGGCGGAATAGAAAAAAATGAATTATCGAGCCTTTTACACGAAGCAGAAGAAATAGAAACTTCTTTTTTAGGAGGCAAGAGAATACCTTCAGATTTTCTTAAAGCGTATGCTGCAAATATTGTAGGGATTATCCGAACTGAAACCAAAAACATCAAACCTTTAAAAGATCTGCATATTGTGGTTGATGCGGGGAATGGTGCTGGAGGATTTTTTGTCGATGATGTATTAAAGCCATTGGGAGCAGACACAAAGGGTTCGCAGTATCTAAATCCAGATGGTCATTTCCCACATCATATTCCGAATCCTGAAAATCCAGAAGCAATGGCAGCTGCTGTAAAAATGGTAAAAAAGAATCATGCAGATATGGGAATTATTTTTGACACAGATGTTGACAGAAGCGCCATAATAGATGAAAAGGGTGATCCTATTAATCGCAATGCATTTATTGCTTTTATATCGAAAATTGTGCTTCAAAAACACCCAGGGTCGACGATTGTTACCGATTCAGTGACGTCAACAGGTTTAACTGCTTTTATTGAAAAACTTGGCGGCCATCATCATCGCTATAAAAGAGGATACCGCAATGTTATCAACGAAGCTATTCGCTTAAATGAAGAGGGGACACCGGCTTATTTGGCTATGGAAACAAGTGGCCATGGTGCTTTGAAAGATAACTATTTCTTAGATGACGGCGCATATTTAGCGACATTGGCATTAATTGAACTTTATCACATGAAACAAAAAGGCAAGCCTTTCTCAAGTTTTGTGGAGGACTTAAAAGAACCCGAGGAATCAATGGAAGTGCGTTATCGCATTACAGGTGATCATTTCAGAAAAAGTGGAGAAAAGGTATTAGAAGATTTTAAAGATTTTGCAGCTCAGCAGCCAGGATGGTCTTTAGTTCAACCAAATTATGAGGGTGTTCGTGTAAATTGTGATCAAGATCATGGTAACGGCTGGTGTTTAATGCGGCTTAGTCTTCATGAGCCGAAATTACCAACCAATATTGAATCAGAAGAAAAGGGCGGATGCCAGATGATTTTAAATAAGATAGATGAATTTTTAAGTCATTATCAAATGATTGAAAAATAG
- a CDS encoding D-alanyl-D-alanine carboxypeptidase family protein: MNLHIFKKNRIRIIATFLSVFFILVVAGLPVMAAMPAFNGDEAVYAVDTKTGDVIVQQNAHQKMYPASTTKTMTALVAMHYVKNKMNQKVKVGNEVNEINGDSSKADIRKGDVLTWRQLLYALLLPSGNDAAMTIATNIGRMDAKNSKLSTDKAIARFVALMNEESKTLKLEDSHFVNPHGYHDDNHYTTAADLVKIGIHLMKYKEIDQIVKTKVYTCHLKSGDKKWINTNALLISPADLPQVTGSSYDGKEYNPYVTGVKTGHTDKAGHCLVFSSKYKDKTMIAVIMHGDNNLWNQANGVVNTFDIDFQKVNWTKKDGSFKTIRLTHVRIANSKQLTLTANKQISSYIDKNQKKAYTTQLQLNSAKFEKKGQSYKLIQTVKKQQKVGNFVVKKNGQIIKRVPLYASKTVHRRGFFDYFLIFLIILIPCGLIFRYYQVQAIRRRRKRRRRRK, encoded by the coding sequence ATGAACTTACATATATTCAAAAAGAATCGAATTAGAATTATTGCCACTTTTCTTTCAGTGTTTTTTATATTAGTAGTGGCAGGTTTGCCTGTTATGGCTGCAATGCCCGCTTTCAATGGTGATGAAGCTGTTTATGCAGTAGATACTAAAACGGGTGATGTGATTGTGCAGCAGAATGCGCACCAAAAGATGTACCCTGCAAGTACGACTAAAACGATGACTGCGCTGGTTGCCATGCATTATGTTAAGAATAAAATGAATCAGAAAGTGAAAGTCGGCAATGAAGTCAACGAAATCAACGGAGATTCTTCAAAAGCGGATATTCGAAAAGGCGATGTCTTGACATGGCGGCAATTACTTTATGCTTTGCTGCTTCCATCGGGTAATGATGCTGCGATGACCATTGCGACTAATATTGGGCGTATGGATGCAAAAAATTCAAAGTTAAGTACGGATAAGGCAATTGCGCGATTTGTAGCTTTAATGAATGAAGAGTCAAAAACCTTAAAATTGGAAGATTCTCATTTTGTGAATCCCCACGGTTATCATGATGACAATCATTATACAACAGCCGCAGATTTGGTAAAAATCGGCATCCACTTAATGAAATATAAGGAAATTGACCAAATTGTAAAAACAAAGGTTTATACCTGCCATTTGAAAAGTGGAGATAAAAAGTGGATTAATACAAATGCACTGTTAATCAGCCCGGCGGATTTACCACAGGTAACGGGTTCATCTTACGATGGAAAAGAATATAATCCGTATGTAACTGGGGTAAAAACTGGACACACTGATAAAGCAGGGCATTGTCTGGTCTTTTCTTCAAAATATAAAGATAAGACGATGATCGCAGTTATCATGCACGGAGACAATAATCTTTGGAATCAGGCAAATGGCGTGGTTAATACATTTGATATTGACTTCCAGAAAGTAAATTGGACAAAGAAAGACGGCAGCTTCAAAACCATTCGCCTTACGCATGTTCGAATTGCCAATTCAAAACAATTGACTCTAACGGCAAATAAGCAAATATCGTCATATATTGATAAAAATCAGAAAAAAGCTTATACAACACAACTTCAGCTTAATTCAGCAAAATTTGAAAAGAAAGGCCAATCGTATAAGTTAATACAGACAGTAAAGAAACAGCAAAAAGTTGGAAATTTTGTCGTAAAAAAGAACGGTCAAATTATTAAACGGGTTCCTTTGTATGCGTCAAAAACTGTGCATCGACGCGGATTTTTTGATTATTTCTTAATTTTTCTTATTATATTAATTCCATGCGGCTTGATTTTTCGTTATTACCAGGTACAGGCGATTAGAAGACGAAGAAAAAGAAGAAGACGGAGAAAGTAA
- the argF gene encoding ornithine carbamoyltransferase, translating into MNLYHKNFLTLRDYTPEEITFLIDLASSLKKKKKQGIRGHLLDGKNIVIIFEKTSTRTRCSFEVGAYDEGANVTYLTNSQMGKKESIEDTAKVLGRFYDGIAFRGFSQETVQSLADFSGVPVWNGLTDLYHPTQILADMLTIRENFGELKGKKLVFVGDARNNMGNSLMIGCAKLGMDFVALAPQELFPSEELTSEMKEVVKQTGGSISLTSDIAEAVDGADVIYTDVWVSMGEEDKTEERIKLLKDFQVNEKMIQLTHNPDVIFLHCLPSFHDLNTKVAQDIYKKYGLKEMEVTDSVFRASYSKVFDEAENRMHAIKAIMVATLVDNDKLNK; encoded by the coding sequence ATGAATCTTTATCATAAAAATTTTTTAACATTGCGGGACTATACGCCGGAAGAAATTACATTTTTAATAGATTTAGCATCCAGCTTAAAAAAGAAAAAAAAGCAAGGGATTCGCGGGCATTTGCTTGATGGTAAAAATATTGTCATTATTTTTGAAAAAACATCAACAAGAACGCGTTGCTCTTTTGAAGTTGGAGCATATGATGAAGGTGCTAATGTTACATATTTGACAAATAGTCAGATGGGTAAAAAAGAATCTATTGAAGATACGGCAAAAGTATTGGGACGGTTTTATGATGGTATTGCTTTTAGAGGCTTTTCGCAGGAAACGGTACAATCATTAGCTGATTTTTCTGGTGTACCGGTGTGGAATGGATTAACAGATCTTTACCATCCCACTCAAATATTAGCTGATATGTTAACAATTCGTGAAAATTTTGGCGAATTAAAAGGAAAGAAATTAGTGTTTGTTGGGGATGCCCGAAACAATATGGGAAATTCTTTAATGATTGGATGTGCTAAGTTAGGGATGGATTTTGTCGCTCTAGCGCCTCAGGAATTATTTCCAAGTGAAGAATTGACTTCAGAAATGAAAGAAGTTGTAAAACAAACAGGGGGTTCAATCTCATTGACGAGCGATATTGCAGAAGCGGTAGATGGTGCTGATGTAATTTATACAGATGTATGGGTCTCAATGGGAGAAGAAGATAAAACAGAAGAACGAATTAAATTATTAAAAGATTTCCAAGTCAATGAAAAAATGATTCAATTGACACATAACCCTGATGTTATTTTTCTGCATTGTTTGCCTTCATTTCATGATTTAAATACAAAGGTTGCGCAGGATATTTATAAAAAATATGGTTTAAAAGAAATGGAAGTGACGGATTCAGTTTTTAGAGCATCGTACTCTAAAGTATTTGATGAAGCAGAAAATCGTATGCATGCCATAAAAGCCATAATGGTTGCGACATTAGTAGATAATGATAAACTGAATAAATAA
- a CDS encoding peptidylprolyl isomerase produces the protein MENSVNIKIEMKDGGIIRAELYPDVAPITVENFLKLVNEQFYDGLIFHRVIPGFMIQGGDPEGNGMGGPGYSIKGEFASNGIENNLKHERGVLSMARAMDPDSAGSQFFIMVADAPHLDGDYAAFGKVTEGMETVDKIVSAERDMWDKPLEDQQIATIRVEEK, from the coding sequence ATGGAAAATTCAGTTAATATTAAGATCGAAATGAAAGATGGCGGCATTATTCGAGCAGAATTGTATCCGGATGTTGCCCCGATTACGGTTGAAAATTTTCTTAAACTTGTAAATGAACAATTTTATGACGGACTTATTTTTCATCGTGTTATTCCAGGTTTTATGATTCAAGGCGGAGATCCGGAAGGAAATGGCATGGGAGGACCTGGTTATAGTATTAAAGGTGAATTTGCGTCAAATGGTATTGAAAACAACCTCAAACATGAACGTGGTGTTTTATCCATGGCAAGAGCTATGGATCCCGATTCTGCAGGTTCTCAATTCTTTATTATGGTTGCCGATGCGCCGCATTTAGATGGCGATTATGCAGCTTTTGGAAAAGTGACTGAAGGCATGGAAACTGTCGATAAAATTGTATCTGCGGAAAGAGATATGTGGGACAAACCTTTAGAAGATCAGCAAATTGCGACGATTCGAGTTGAAGAAAAATAA
- a CDS encoding Fur family transcriptional regulator — translation MAEREYTHEEVARLIRRAGLRATFQRTALLQIILNSKRHPTAEMLMKKIKEQGIHLSMGTIYNTLECFEKHNLIIRVHDENDVMRYDGNTDFHIHLVDHSHIDDLFDCELEDIIRKKLADKLPSDMQSARIEVTLYK, via the coding sequence ATGGCAGAAAGAGAATATACCCATGAGGAAGTTGCAAGACTGATCCGTAGAGCAGGCTTACGGGCTACATTTCAGCGAACTGCTTTATTGCAGATTATTTTAAACTCAAAACGTCACCCTACAGCAGAGATGCTGATGAAAAAAATCAAAGAGCAGGGAATACACTTATCGATGGGAACGATCTATAATACTCTAGAGTGTTTTGAAAAACACAATTTAATTATTAGAGTTCACGATGAAAATGACGTTATGAGATATGATGGCAATACAGATTTTCATATCCATCTTGTAGATCATAGCCATATTGATGATTTGTTTGATTGCGAATTAGAAGATATTATTCGCAAAAAACTAGCAGACAAATTACCCAGCGATATGCAAAGCGCACGAATTGAAGTAACGCTTTATAAATAA
- a CDS encoding endonuclease MutS2 encodes MNTRSLNILEYPKILHRLASFCVTDEGKNKALTLSPMNQYDDIEKALDETEEAVNMSLRNGKPPLVRTSGIEDILHKAEIGSVLDMGSLLEVASLLRLSKDLIGYFDQDIGKSELQRLLPFFEALDDCHDLEKEISKKILGPNEMADHASLKLANLRQEIIEKNNQISHKLNRIVTSSAYESILQDRLVTIRDNRYVIPVKQEYRNRIPGIILDKSSTGSTVFIEPLSIVNLNNDLKLLRGEEEKEIFKILEDLTAKVAAYHAVISRDCNMISKLDFIFAKASYALSNGYVRVKIDPQGSISFINAKHPLLDPKKAVASDIVFRKNIQVIVITGPNTGGKTVTLKTIGLLTLMIQSGLFVPVREGSTTGLFKDVFADIGDEQSIEQSLSTFSAHMHNIVYFMQQAKRGDLVLFDELGAGTDPTEGAALAIAILNELHRRHVITVATTHYSELKEYALTTPGITNASVEFDVKTLRPTYRLVIGIPGKSNAFEIANRLGLSDDIISQAKHYIDSDSSKFSETLDLIDQKRKEMEATLAEAQRKEREAEQKVEAAEKKVNDIYKQRDKILQEAHQDAANFVQKTKDESEEIYHEIRAIQENTQASIDNKKLEALRKEINHQAQLSQKQIQKDRQKKYKKKAVLPKKIAPGDVVLVESLNKEGEILEINQHEKKALVQIGPMKIQVKLSQLSQIQHFHIKKKPAAKKIKASDLHKMNNTLDIRGMTGDEARYAVEKFLSDAVVSKTNHLVIIHGKGTGVLQKVVREYLKHSSVVQSFRYGNPSEGGTGATFVNLA; translated from the coding sequence ATGAATACAAGAAGTCTTAATATTTTAGAATATCCTAAAATATTACATCGATTGGCAAGTTTTTGTGTAACAGATGAAGGTAAGAACAAAGCTTTAACCTTGTCGCCTATGAATCAATATGACGATATTGAAAAAGCATTGGATGAGACTGAGGAAGCAGTCAATATGTCTTTAAGAAACGGAAAGCCGCCATTGGTCCGAACAAGCGGAATTGAAGATATATTGCATAAAGCGGAAATTGGCTCTGTTTTGGATATGGGGTCGTTATTGGAAGTTGCATCATTGCTCCGATTGTCAAAAGATTTAATCGGTTATTTTGATCAGGATATAGGAAAGTCTGAACTTCAACGTCTTCTTCCATTTTTTGAAGCGCTGGATGACTGTCATGATTTAGAGAAGGAAATTTCAAAAAAAATACTGGGCCCAAATGAAATGGCCGATCATGCTTCGCTTAAGTTAGCAAATCTGCGCCAAGAAATAATCGAAAAGAATAATCAGATATCTCATAAATTAAATCGTATTGTAACATCCTCAGCTTATGAAAGTATTTTACAAGATCGTTTAGTTACTATTCGAGATAATCGATACGTTATTCCTGTAAAGCAAGAATATAGAAATCGTATTCCAGGGATTATTTTGGATAAATCGTCCACCGGGTCCACTGTTTTTATTGAACCATTATCGATTGTCAATTTAAATAATGACCTCAAGTTGTTAAGAGGAGAAGAAGAAAAGGAAATCTTTAAAATTTTAGAAGATTTAACCGCAAAAGTAGCGGCATATCATGCTGTTATTTCCCGGGATTGTAATATGATTTCTAAATTGGATTTTATTTTTGCAAAAGCCAGCTATGCGTTGTCAAACGGATATGTGCGTGTAAAGATTGATCCGCAGGGAAGCATTTCTTTTATTAATGCCAAACACCCGCTCTTAGATCCGAAAAAAGCTGTAGCAAGTGATATTGTTTTTCGAAAAAATATTCAAGTAATTGTTATTACCGGGCCAAATACTGGCGGGAAGACAGTTACACTTAAAACAATTGGTTTGCTAACTTTAATGATTCAGTCCGGTTTATTTGTTCCTGTACGGGAAGGAAGCACAACGGGGTTATTCAAAGATGTTTTTGCAGATATAGGAGACGAACAGAGTATTGAACAATCCCTTTCAACTTTTTCCGCTCATATGCACAATATTGTTTATTTTATGCAACAGGCAAAAAGAGGAGATCTGGTTCTTTTTGATGAGTTAGGTGCAGGAACAGATCCGACAGAGGGTGCAGCTCTGGCTATTGCGATATTAAATGAGCTGCATCGTCGACATGTTATTACAGTTGCGACTACACATTATTCTGAATTAAAAGAATATGCATTAACAACACCGGGCATTACAAATGCTTCTGTTGAGTTTGATGTGAAAACATTAAGACCAACTTATCGGTTAGTTATTGGAATTCCGGGCAAATCTAATGCTTTCGAAATTGCAAATCGGCTTGGATTAAGTGATGACATTATCTCACAGGCAAAACACTATATTGATTCTGATTCTAGCAAATTTTCAGAGACATTGGATTTGATCGATCAGAAAAGAAAAGAGATGGAAGCAACTCTGGCAGAGGCACAGCGAAAAGAGCGTGAAGCTGAGCAAAAAGTTGAAGCAGCAGAAAAAAAAGTCAATGACATATATAAACAAAGAGACAAAATTCTTCAAGAGGCACATCAAGATGCCGCCAATTTTGTTCAAAAGACAAAAGATGAATCCGAAGAAATTTATCATGAAATCAGAGCAATTCAAGAAAATACACAGGCTTCGATTGATAATAAAAAACTGGAGGCGCTACGAAAAGAAATTAATCATCAGGCACAATTGTCTCAAAAACAAATTCAGAAAGACAGACAAAAAAAGTATAAGAAGAAAGCTGTTTTACCCAAAAAAATTGCACCAGGAGATGTTGTATTAGTTGAGAGCTTGAATAAAGAGGGAGAAATTCTCGAAATAAATCAACATGAAAAGAAAGCACTGGTACAAATAGGACCGATGAAAATCCAGGTGAAATTAAGTCAGTTGTCTCAAATTCAACATTTTCACATAAAAAAGAAGCCAGCAGCGAAAAAAATAAAGGCATCAGATCTTCATAAGATGAATAATACATTAGATATAAGGGGTATGACAGGTGATGAAGCACGATATGCAGTTGAAAAATTTCTATCAGATGCCGTAGTTTCAAAGACGAATCATTTAGTTATTATTCATGGCAAAGGAACAGGCGTTTTACAGAAAGTAGTCCGTGAATATTTAAAACATTCCAGCGTGGTTCAATCATTCCGCTATGGGAATCCTTCAGAAGGCGGTACAGGCGCAACATTTGTCAATTTAGCATAA
- a CDS encoding U32 family peptidase — MKESRHLPEVLAPAGNQAEVTAAILAGADAVYFGGPLFNARLRAENIELQSIKHIVRLCHQNKVKAYITLNILIKDQEWNDVIRYVDFLYHAEIDGMIVQDPGLIIWIRSHYPDMQLQTSTQASIGGLGGVRFFEDLGFYRVVLPREMPIDEIKEIRKKTNIEIKVFIHGALCFSRSGQCLMSSLIGGRSGNRGMCAQPCRKYYRLINESGKVVRKGFLLSMKDLNTVHHIKELVDAGIDALKIEGRLKSPQYVYQVTKMYRNAVDGKKDQKDDQELASVFGRDFTPGRMFVSHQLTNIYVQKKRGAYIGTIDNTTKKWMELQLNNNIQLHCGDGLAFGKDANIGCNVDRFSKQGSKIKMERIPGVKAGMPVYRNKNVALMQRLTEEAERPLPFNKIPISVHMTFSLNIPVFGWVKKNTEGEKRIFKFENIIPQQAKKQALDKEMITQQMKKLGNTDFKLSHLDVNLDQGLFLSRSDLNKIRRQIINMIDQDEDRDIVQNNIRHLQNKLEEQHCKINSNSPKISIQIRNLKQYYTYSHIPADEWVIPLKNIDEIDEIKKIIDDIHKKGQRIRIAFPEIMNTPIERDWQNIFDAIDSENIDGYLVRNYESLRMCHCHHTRHSIEADTNLQIFNAVSTLAFKQWGCDRGVVSPELDQNSLKELNRMTALPLTLHVYGFQEVMISDNCVIDCNKNNCQHCENEGLYHLIDQTGAAFPMILNSGSIHIFNASKLCMTSREIKGLNNVDTYRINVLNEDAEEIMDVAAAYKKQCTQDDIKNIKNKQIRFTTGNFYRGIK, encoded by the coding sequence ATGAAAGAATCGAGGCACCTTCCTGAAGTATTGGCACCGGCGGGCAATCAAGCTGAGGTGACAGCAGCTATTTTAGCTGGTGCTGATGCTGTTTATTTTGGCGGCCCGTTATTTAATGCTCGTCTTAGAGCAGAAAACATAGAACTTCAATCCATTAAACATATTGTACGTTTATGTCACCAAAATAAAGTTAAAGCATATATTACGTTAAATATATTAATCAAAGACCAGGAATGGAATGATGTTATTCGCTATGTGGATTTCTTATATCATGCAGAAATTGACGGGATGATCGTACAAGATCCGGGGTTGATCATATGGATTAGGTCACATTATCCAGACATGCAGCTGCAAACCAGCACGCAGGCATCTATTGGTGGATTAGGTGGCGTTCGTTTCTTTGAAGATCTTGGTTTTTATCGTGTGGTTCTGCCGAGAGAAATGCCTATAGATGAAATTAAAGAGATAAGAAAGAAAACAAATATCGAAATTAAAGTTTTTATTCATGGCGCGCTGTGTTTTTCACGATCCGGACAGTGTTTAATGAGCAGTCTAATTGGTGGACGAAGTGGAAATCGGGGAATGTGTGCGCAGCCCTGCAGGAAGTATTATCGTTTAATAAATGAAAGCGGAAAAGTTGTTAGAAAGGGCTTTTTGCTTTCAATGAAAGATTTAAATACAGTCCATCATATTAAAGAACTAGTCGATGCAGGAATTGATGCACTTAAAATTGAAGGCCGTTTAAAAAGTCCGCAATATGTCTATCAGGTGACAAAGATGTATCGCAATGCTGTAGACGGTAAAAAAGATCAAAAAGATGATCAGGAATTAGCTTCCGTATTTGGCCGGGATTTTACGCCGGGCAGAATGTTCGTATCCCATCAATTAACAAATATTTATGTTCAGAAGAAACGTGGAGCATATATTGGAACAATTGATAATACAACAAAAAAATGGATGGAACTTCAGTTAAATAACAATATCCAACTGCATTGCGGAGATGGTTTAGCTTTTGGAAAAGATGCTAATATTGGCTGCAATGTTGATCGTTTTTCAAAACAGGGATCGAAAATTAAGATGGAACGGATACCAGGTGTTAAAGCAGGGATGCCAGTCTATCGTAATAAAAATGTCGCATTAATGCAAAGACTTACAGAAGAAGCTGAAAGACCTTTGCCTTTTAATAAAATTCCGATTTCTGTTCATATGACTTTTTCTCTAAATATTCCTGTTTTTGGATGGGTGAAAAAAAATACAGAAGGTGAAAAAAGAATATTTAAATTTGAAAATATCATTCCTCAACAGGCAAAAAAACAAGCTTTAGATAAAGAGATGATCACACAGCAGATGAAAAAGCTTGGCAATACTGATTTTAAGCTTTCTCATCTTGATGTAAATCTTGATCAAGGGCTTTTTTTGTCGCGTTCAGATTTAAATAAAATCCGCCGGCAAATCATTAACATGATCGATCAAGATGAAGATCGAGATATCGTTCAGAACAACATTCGACATCTTCAAAACAAGCTGGAAGAACAGCATTGCAAAATTAATTCGAACTCACCTAAAATATCCATTCAGATAAGAAATTTAAAGCAGTATTATACTTATTCACACATCCCGGCGGATGAGTGGGTTATTCCATTAAAGAATATTGATGAAATAGATGAAATAAAAAAAATAATAGATGACATTCATAAAAAGGGTCAAAGGATTAGAATAGCTTTTCCTGAAATCATGAATACACCAATAGAAAGAGACTGGCAAAATATTTTTGATGCTATTGATTCTGAGAATATTGACGGTTACCTTGTTCGGAATTATGAAAGTCTGAGAATGTGTCATTGTCATCATACTAGACATTCGATTGAAGCTGATACAAATTTACAAATTTTTAATGCTGTCTCTACACTTGCCTTTAAGCAATGGGGGTGTGATCGGGGCGTTGTCTCTCCAGAATTAGATCAAAATTCATTAAAAGAACTTAATCGGATGACGGCATTGCCTTTAACACTTCATGTATATGGATTTCAAGAGGTAATGATATCGGATAATTGTGTCATTGACTGCAATAAAAACAATTGCCAACATTGCGAGAATGAAGGATTGTATCATTTAATTGACCAAACAGGAGCAGCTTTTCCTATGATATTAAACTCTGGAAGTATTCATATTTTCAATGCAAGCAAGTTATGTATGACTTCTAGAGAAATTAAAGGACTGAACAATGTTGATACATATCGGATTAATGTATTAAATGAAGATGCCGAAGAAATTATGGATGTTGCAGCAGCTTATAAAAAACAGTGTACACAGGATGATATTAAAAATATTAAAAACAAGCAAATAAGATTTACAACCGGAAACTTTTATAGAGGAATAAAATAA